GAAGGAGCACCCCGACCTGGAGGTGGTCACCGAGCGTGCGCGCGGCCGGGCGGCGGACGAGCTGACCGCCTCGGCGAACGAGGCGGATGTGCTGGTGCTCGGTTCGCGCGGGCTCGGCGGCGTCCTCGGGTTCGTCGTCGGGTCGGTCTCCCTCGCGGTCGTGGCCACGGCCCGGCGCCCCGTCGTCCTGGTGCGCGCGCAGGGCGCGGAGCCGGCGGCGGGCGCCGGCCACATCGTGGTGGGCGTCGACCTCCGCCATCCGTGCGAGCCCCTGCTCGCCTTCGCCTTCGGGGAGGCCGCCCGACGGGGCGTCCCGCTGCGGTTCCTCAGTGCCTGGACCCTGCCCGCCTCGTACGGCTACGCAGCCGCCGTGGACCCGGTGATCGGCGAGGAGCTGGCCGCCGGCGTGCGGACCGGCCTCGAGGACCTGCTGTCGCCGTGGCGCGCGACGTACCCGGGGGTGGTGACCACGGCCGAGGCGGTCGTGGGGTCGGCCGCCTACCGGATGATCGAGGCGTCACGCGGCGCCGGACTGGTCGTCGTGGGGCGGCGTACCCGCAGGCTCCCGGTCGGCGCGCACCTCGGCCACGTGGCGCATGCGGTGATCCACCACAGCCCGGCCCCGGTCGCGGTGGTCCCCCTGGTCTGAACGGCCGGGAACGGCGTGACGGGGAGAGGGTGACCCTCTCCCCGTCACGTGCGCGCCCGTCAGCGACGGCGCCCCGTCACCCCGCCTCCCCCTCCTCCGTCGCCGGGCGCCACTGCGGGACGACGGCGACCGGGCACGCGGCGT
The Streptomyces roseofulvus genome window above contains:
- a CDS encoding universal stress protein — protein: MTAQVTVGLDGSDESLAAARWAAEEATLREVPLRLVTVEEWPNTPEVPLPYARDLADRAEGLLRDEAARARKEHPDLEVVTERARGRAADELTASANEADVLVLGSRGLGGVLGFVVGSVSLAVVATARRPVVLVRAQGAEPAAGAGHIVVGVDLRHPCEPLLAFAFGEAARRGVPLRFLSAWTLPASYGYAAAVDPVIGEELAAGVRTGLEDLLSPWRATYPGVVTTAEAVVGSAAYRMIEASRGAGLVVVGRRTRRLPVGAHLGHVAHAVIHHSPAPVAVVPLV